One window of the Trifolium pratense cultivar HEN17-A07 linkage group LG2, ARS_RC_1.1, whole genome shotgun sequence genome contains the following:
- the LOC123903835 gene encoding classical arabinogalactan protein 4-like, producing MASSAAVQIFLILGLLATSCLAQAPTAAPTKPPTATPAPKAQPPAAATPPTATPPTATPPAAATPPTATPPAPASSPATSPPAPTPASTPSTAPTPSTAGSPPAPTPDSLGPGPSGADTPPSPSAAFSYSKPIIAATALSAALFAIAF from the coding sequence ATGGCTTCCTCTGCAGCAGTACAAATTTTTCTCATCTTGGGTCTTTTAGCCACTTCTTGTTTAGCACAAGCCCCAACTGCTGCACCAACAAAACCACCAACAGCAACCCCAGCACCAAAAGCTCAACCACCTGCAGCAGCAACACCACCAACAGCAACTCCACCTACAGCAACACCACCTGCAGCAGCAACACCACCTACAGCAACACCACCTGCACCTGCTTCCTCTCCAGCAACTTCCCCTCCAGCACCAACTCCAGCTTCTACCCCATCTACAGCACCCACTCCTTCCACTGCTGGCTCTCCTCCTGCACCCACTCCTGACTCTCTAGGACCCGGACCCAGCGGAGCTGATACCCCACCTTCTCCCTCTGCAGCATTTTCCTACAGCAAACCCATCATTGCTGCAACTGCTCTCTCTGCAGCTCTTTTCGCCATCGCTTTCTAA